The sequence CTCTTAGTCTGAAAGCTTTAATTACAGAAATATAATCAGCTATTTTTTCACAATATCTGGGCGTTTCATCTCCATGTAACTGAGCCAGATATAAACCACATTCATCCACAAGTGTCAATAAATGATCCGGCTCTTCATTTACAAATACACCTACTTTATTGATTGTTGAACCTTTTGCCTTTTTCAACTCCAATCTGGAACAGTTTTTTAAAACATACCTAGGCGATTTGGGATAAAAAATAAATCCGGCGAATTCAACTCCCATTTCATCCAGTTGCATCATTTGCTGAACACAGTTTAACCCACAGACTTTAGCCCGCATTTTGTTTTTCTTTTAAAACGTTAACAAAATTGGCAAAAGCAATTCCAGGATTGGTTTCACGCATGAAACGTTCCCCTATCAAAAATCCGGAGAAACCGGCTTTCTGTAAAGTTACAATAGTGTCTGGATGATCAATCCCACTTTCTGCAATAGCTAGCATTCCCGTTGGTATCTGATTAATCAGGTCCAGGGAGTGGTCTAGGCTCACTTCAAAACTTTTTAGATTTCTGTTATTTACACCTACAAAATCAACCTCCGGACAAATATGGCCCAACTCATCAGCTCCATGGATTTCAAGCAATACCTCCATTCCTAACTGGTGCGCCAGAAAACTCATTTTCTTTACTTCAACAGGAGTTAAGCATGCCGCAATCAATAAAACTACAGATGCACCATGGGCTTTTGACTCATAAATCTGATACTCATCAATCATAAAATCTTTGCGCAAAACAGGAATGGGCAACTGAACCACATTTGCCAAATCAGTAAGGTCTCCCCCGAAAAAATGCTGATCTGTTAAAACGGAAATTGCTGCTGCACCATGTTCTGCATAAGCACTTGTTACTTCTTCAACGGTTGTCCTATCGTTGATAATTCCCTTACTGGGCGACTTCCTTTTAAATTCTGCAATAATGCCTGTTTTGGTACTATCCATCAAATTAGTCCTGAGAGAAAAACCCTTTCTGGAAAAACAAACCGACTTTTCTAAAATATTTATCGGCGTAAGCATTTTACGGTGCGCAACTTCAAGCTTTTTTTGTTCAACGATTGTATCAAGAATGGTCATAATAGTTTTTTTAGGCTATTGCATTTGAATCAGATTAGTAAAACTTTTGTAGGCTGCTCCAGACTCAAGACTACTAACTGCTGCCTGATATGCCGCATCATATTGGGCAAACTTACCTGTACTATTCAATGCCATAGCAGCATTTGCCAACACCACTGCATTTTGAGACCAGCTTCCCTCTCCTTTTAGTACACGCAGAAAAATACCGGCAGACTCTTCTACTGTGTTCCCCCCGTAGATTGCTTCGGGCAAAACAATTTTTTTGCCAAGGTCTAAAGCTGAATACACTGCTTCTCCATGATTGGTGATGACTTTAGTATCACTGGTCAAGGAAATTTCATCATAACCATCAAGACTATGAATAATAGTAAAAGATTTTCCTGTTTGCTGTAGTAAATAGTTATAGATACGGGCCATTTCCAAATTGTAAACACCCACCAACTGATAATCCGGATTGGCCGGATTTACCATTGGGCCCAACATATTAAAAAAGGTTCTTACCCCAAGTTGTTTGCGAATTGGACCAACTACTTTTAATGCCGGATGAAAAAGCGGAGCATGCATAAAGCAAATTCCTGCATCTTCAATTTCTTTTTTCAATACATCGGCATTTGATTTGAAACGATACCCCAGTGCTTCCATCACATTTGATGCTCCGTTGATGGTAGAAGCTCCGTAATTTCCGTGTTTGGCTACTTTCTGCCCGGCGCCGGCAACTATAAAACAAGCGAGCGTAGATATATTGAAAGAATTTTTACCATCACCCCCGGTTCCAACAATGTCTACCAAATCATTGGTACCCAAATTCGTCTTTACACATAAATGGAGCAATGCATCTCTAAAGCCACTTAACTCGTCAATGGTTATGCTTCGCATGAGATATACTGTAATAAAAGCAGTGATTTCGGATTCATTATACTGTCCGTTTGCCATATTAACCAAAACTTCATAAGCTTTCTCCCTGCTTAACGATTTGTACTCAAAAAGGTATTGTAATATTTTTTTCATCTTACTTATTTAACCAGTTTTTGATGATTGTTTCTCCTTGCGGTGTCAGTATGCTTTCTGGATGAAACTGTACTCCTTCAATATCATACTGGCGGTGCATCAAGCCCATAATCAACCCATTTTCGTCTTTGGCTGTTACCACAAGTTCATCCGGCAATTGATCTGAAGACACGGCCCAGCTATGATACCTGCCGACTTGGATGGCATCGCCCAAACCTCTGTACAGAGGAGAACATTTGCCATTCACCAAAGGCTGGGGAAAAACCGGCATGGCAATTCCATGGTAAACTTTGGGAAGATTAATTAAGGTTGCTCCAAATACTTCGCCGATGGCCTGATGTCCAAGGCAAACACCAAGTATACATTTGCTGGAAGCATACTCTTTAATCAAGGGTTTAAGCAAACCAGCTTCTTCTGGAATTCCAGGTCCGGGCGACAAAACAATTTTATCATACTCGCTTACTTTAGACAAATCAATCTGATCATTTCTATATACGTCCGGATATTCACCTGTAATCTTTGCAATCAAATGCACTAGATTGTAGGTGAATGAATCATAATTATCAAAAACAAGAATTTTCATAGTATCAATTAAATAACAGTTGAAGCAAGAGAAACTGCCTGATGCAAAGCGTTTAATTTATTATTCACTTCCTGCAATTCACTCTGTGGAACACTGGCCGCCACCACACCTGCTCCTGCCTGACTGATGAGTTGATTGTTTTTACTAAGGAAGGTTCTAATCATAATGGCATGATTAAAACTTCCATCAAAACCAACAAATCCGATAGCTCCTCCATAAAAACTACGCTGTGTTGGTTCCAGTTGTTTAATTATATCAATGGCTTTTATTTTTGGAGCGCCACTTAGTGTGCCTGCAGGAAAACTTGCTGCAAAAATTTCAAAAGGATTTTTAATCCCCTTAATACTCCCCTCTACTTCACTTACTAAATGAATCACATGACTGTAATAATGAACCTGTCGATATTGCGCAACTTTAACATCTTCGCATACCCTGCTTAAATCGTTTCTGGCAAGATCTACCAGCATAACATGTTCTGCATTTTCCTTCTGATCTGCAAGTAATGCTGTAGCAGCCTGTTGATCAGTTGCATCATCGCCCGTTCTTTTAAAAGTGCCTGCAATCGGATGAACAACTGCCTTTCCGTTCTTTATTACCAATTGCGCTTCCGGAGAAGAGCCCATAATTTTATAATCACCATAATCAAAGAAGAATAAATAAGGAGAGGGATTAATACTTCTTAGTGTGCGGTATACATTGAACTCATCGCCGGTAAACGCCTGACTGAATCTTCTGCTGAGCACAATTTGGAAAACATCTCCACGCATGCAATGCTCAATACCTTTTTTTACAAGTGAGATATACGATTCATCTGTCATATTCGACTGCAGTTCTCCGGCAACAGCAAATGGATATACAGGAACATCTTTTATGCGAATGAGTGACTCAACCATTTGCAGATCACCCTTTATTCCAGGAATGGTGTTTTCACAAATAATCAGTTCATCTTTGAAATGGTTAAATGCAATTACATATTGATAAAGTCTATATCGAACCAAAGGAATTATTGGTGTATTTGTATCTGAGGCAATGGAAGGTTCAAAAAAATCAATTGCATCAAAACAATTATACCCAAATAGCCCCTGTGCAAATGAATATGCAGCATCTTCCGGAACTGAAACCTGAAAAGAATTCATGAAATCCCAAAGATGGGTAGCTACTTTTTTTGACGGATCAAGAACAGACTTTACAGGGTCAGATCCTGGCAATTTATATTCAATAATATCTCTAGATGTAATTTCAATTCCACCAATAGCATTAATACATATAAAAGAATAACTATTGTCGTGCGCATGATGATCTGTACTCTCCAGCAAAATCGTATCGCGGAAACGATCCCTTAGCCTTAAATAAATACCCACCGGAGTATAAATATCTCCCAACATTTTTTTACCGGTAGTATTCAATTGTATTTTGTTCATTTTCTAATACTTAAAATCAAAAAAAAAGCCCCAGAAATACATCCGGGGCTCTTACAATATTGTTCAGTACTGGTTATAGCACTACATTCCCCGTTCAGAGTCAGAATGCCACCACCAATGCTTATTTACTAAAATCATATTGCAAATATGAGACTTAACATGGAAAACACAAAAAATAATTACAGCACTCCTTTAGTAGAAGGTAAATAGTTACTTAGAGGATCTCTTTTTACTGCCATTCGGATGGCTTTGGCAAATGCCTTAAATATAGCTTCAATCTTATGATGCTCATTATCTCCCCTGCATTCAATATTCAAATTGCATCTGGCCCCATCACTAAAGCTTTTAAAGAAATGAAAGAACATTTCGGTGGGCATTTCCCCTATTTTTTCTCTTTTGAAATCTGCATTCCATACTAGCCAGTTTCTACCGCCAAAATCAATGACCACTTTTGCGTCAGCCTCATCCATTGGCAATGCAAAACCATATCTTTCCATGCCCCTCTTATCTGAAAGTGCGCTCGCAAAAGCCTCTCCTAGTGCAATGCCGGTATCTTCAATTGTATGGTGTTCATCAATGTGTAAATCACCTTTTGCTGTTATGGTCAAATCCATCTTTCCGTGTCTGGCAATCTGATCTAGCATATGATCAAAAAAGCCAAGGCCTGTATGAATATTTGCTTTGCCAGTTCCATCCATATTTAAATCAATGGATATCTGGGTTTCGTTTGTATTTCTTTCATGATGCACCTGTCTGAGTCCGGATTTTAGAAACTGATAAATCGTTTCCCAGGAATCCGTTTCCAAAACAATTGCTTCCTTAAATAATGCTTCCTGCTCAGCAGTTAACTGATGTAATCCTGATTTGAAATAAATGGCTTTGGCCCCCAGATTAATTGCCAGTTGAATGTCACTCCAGCGATCACCAATCACAAAAGAATTAGCAAGATCATAGGATGGATTATTCATTAAATGACTGAGCAATGCAGTGCCTGGCTTACGGGTGGGTTGGTTATCCGAAGCAAAGGTTTTATCAATAATCATCTCATCAAAGACAAAACCTACTGAATCCAGTGTTCTTACCATCAGGTCATGATAAGGATAAAACTGAGACTCAGGATAAGCGTCGGTTCCCAAACCATCCTGATTGGTTACCATCACTTTATAAAAATCAAATTCCGCTGAAATTCTAGCCAGTTGGGTTAATGCCCCTTTTACAAAACTGGTTTTGTAAATATCATCAATCTGAAAATCCAACGGAGGCTCCTCTAAAACCACTCCATCCCTATCAATAAATAGAATCCTTTTCATATTATTTTTTTGCTCTTTGCTTTTTTACTTCTGCAATGGTTACCGGCCCTGATTTATTCCCGAAACTATTTCTCACAAATGTTAAAACATCAGCTATTTGCTGATCCGTAAGAAAATCATGAGCGGCCATTGGGTTTTCATATTCCTCTCCGTTAATTTCCAGTGGCGTATTCAGTCCTTTCAAAACAATGTCTATTAAACGGGTTTTACTCCCGTTCACATACACTGTACCCGATAAAGGCGGATTCAGTCTTGGAACGCCATTCCCATCTGCCTGATGACAAGCCTGACAGTATAAATCATATACTTTTTTACCATTGCCCATCTGCCTAGGATCGATGGTTGGCTTTAACTGAGCACCAGCAGGCTTCATAGATTTACTTGCAGACTTAACTTGTGCTTTTGCAGAACAATATGCCACAATTAAACAAATCAATACAATATTCAGTTGCTTCATATTTGCTATTTCTTGTAAGATATTTTCCAAACATAGCCAGCCTTATCATCAGAAACATAAATGGCACCATCAGGTCCCATTGTTAATCCGGTTGGACGATGCTTTGCTGCAGACAAATTAGTTACCGGACTCATACCAGAAAAGCCATCTGCAAATACCTCCCATTTTCCGGTAGGCACACCATTTTTCATTGGCACAAATACCACATAGAATCCTTCCTGAGGCTCGGGTGTTCTATTCCAACTTCCGTGAAAAGCAATGAAAGCACCATGCTTGTATTTATCAGGAAACTGATTACCATTGTACATTAATAATGCATTGGGAGCCATATGACCCGGGAAACCTACCAATGGACTGATGGCATTAGGAGCTCCCTCCTTTTTACCATCACCGCCATATTCAGGGTTTAGGATTTTTTTGTTCTGAAAATGATCCCAATGAATATATGGCCAGCCGCAATCATCTCCTTTTTTAACCCGATAAAATGTTTCTGAAGGAAGCTCCGCTCCTCTTTTCTGATCATACATTTCCGGAAAATCCTGAAACAACATATCTCTTCCATGAATGGTTACATATAAATCATTTACTTCCGTATTCCAGTCAATACCCAAAGCATTCCGCATACCAGTAGCATATCTTACCCCGTCAGCTAATTTCTGGTTGAGTTTAGCTGTGCTGAACTGCCAGATACCCCCTGCGTTTTCTAGGATTGGACATGGAGTCATTCCAAGCGATCCTTTCTGTCTGTCTTTTTCCTGACAAACATTGGACGGAGCCCCAATATTCACATAAATATTTCCTACCAGATCAAAAGTGATAGATTTGGAAGCATGCTGACGTTGGTTCAGCAGGCCACTCACTACTATTTCCGGCTTATCCGGATTTACGATATCCTGATTGGCGTCTAACTGATACCTATAAATAGCTTCATCAGAAGTTGCATACAAATACCCTCTGTATATGCCAATACCAGTTCCGGTATAGTTGCCGAAAGCTAGGGTGTCTTCCATGATACCGTCTTTATTTTTATCCCTTAAACGATAAATTCCTTTTCCATTCACCAAACGTTCCAGTTTCATATACAAATCGCCATTGGTATTAACAGCAATATGCCTTACTCTTCCGAAATTACTAGCAACAATCTGACTGGAAAAACCAGCAGGAAGTTTAATTGGAACTTCTGGTTGCTTTTGAGCAACAACAGTTAAAAACGGCAAAAAGCCAAGGACTCCCAACAGATATTTTTTCATAGTATTTTATTAATTAAGACGTGAAATTAAGCATTCAATTGATACCAGTCTTGCATGGCATCAACAAGCAAGGTATTGTCCTGTTCAGAACCAACGGTAATACGCAAACAATCACCACAAAGCTGCACATTACTTCTATCCCGAAGTACAATACCTTTTGATAATAAAAATTCATATACTGCTCTTGCATCCTTTACTTTAACCAGGATAAAATTGGCATCGGATGGATAAACCCTCTCTACAGTTGGCATAGACGAAAAAACTTCTGCCAAAGCATCACGCATGTCTACCAATAAACGAATCATATCATTTACCTGACCAACTTCTTCCAGAGCAGTCAGTACCAACTCCTGAGTTGCTTGATTTATATTATAAGGCGGCTTCACTCTATTTAAAATTTCTATAATAGCAGTAGAGGCAAAAGCCATACCCAGTCTTAATCCTGCCAAACCCCATGCTTTACTCAAAGTTTGTAAGACAACAAGGTTAGGATACTCTGTTAATTCCTGAACAAATGATTTTTGCTTAGAAAAATTAATATAAGCTTCGTCAACAATCACCAGCCCTTTAAAATTATTCAACAAGGTTTCAATATCCAATCGTTTAAGTGAATTACCTGTTGGATTATTAGGAGAACATATCCAGATTAATTTGGTTTGATTGTCAATAGCATCTTCAATACCCGATAAATCGAGTTCAAAATTGGGCAACAGGGAAACTTTTTTTACCTCCACATCATTAATGTTCGCACTTACTTCGTACATGCCATAGGTTGGAGGACAAATAATCACGTTGTCTTTGCCCGGATTACAAAAACAACGATACAGCAAATCAATGCATTCATCGCTGCCATTTCCTAAAAAAATATGCTCAGCTGCTATCCCCTTTATCTGAGCAAGCTTATGCTTAATGGCTTTCTGATGAGGGTCTGGATAACGATTGTACCATTTTTTTAATGGAGACCCCAAGCTGTTTTCATTTGCATCAAGAAAGACTTTTGCTTCGCCGCTGAATTCATCGCGTGCAGAGGAATAAGGAGTTAATCCTGCTATATTGGCTCTTACCAGTGTATTTACATTAAACATATTTTTCTATTTAGTTCTGATACTTACGGCTCTTGCATGGGCGGACAAACCTTCTGCTTCTGCCATTTTTTCTACGGTGGTTGCAATGGAAATTAGCCCCTCTTTGGTTAGTTTTTGAAAAGTGATTTTCTTAACGAAACTATCTACACTAACACCACTGTACATTCTTGCATAAGCATTGGTTGGTAAGGTATGATTGGTACCACTGGCATAATCCCCTACGGACTCAGGTGAATAATTGCCAATAAATACAGAGCCTGCATTCACAATTTTTTCTGCAATACTTTCCGCATTGTTGCAGGCAATAATTAAATGCTCAGCTGCATAAGCATTTACCAATTCAATTGCTTCTTCTATAGTGTTCATTAATACTGCACGACTATTCGATAGCGCGATAGCTGCAATTTCCTTCCTGGGCAATTCAGCCAGTTGTTTTTCTATTTCAAGCTTCACCTGATTAATCATCTCCGACGAAGTGCTCACCAAAACAACCTGACTGTCTGGTCCATGTTCTGCCTGACTTAATAGGTCGGCAGCAACGTATGCAGGAACGGCTGTTTCATCAGCCATCACACAAACTTCACTGGGTCCTGCAGGCATATCAATGGCCAGTCCCTCCAGTTGAACCAATTGCTTGGCAGCTGTTACATATTGATTACCGGGTCCGAAAATTTTGTATACAGCAGGAACGGTCTTTGTGCCAAATGCCATTGCTCCTATCGCCTGCACACCACCTATTTTGAAGATTTTCCGAATCCCCACCAATTGAGCTGCAAATAAAATTGCCGGATGTAGCTTACCAGACTTATCTGGTGGTGAACAAAGAATAACTTCACCGCAACCTGCAATTGAAGCTGGAATACCCAACATTAAAATAGTAGAAAATAATGGCGCAGATCCGCCTGGGATATACAGGCCAACCTTATCAATCCCTACCGATTTTCTCCAGCATTGTATTCCAGGCATTGTTTCTACCATCGGTTCTGATTTCAACTGATGTGAATGAAAGCTCCGGATATTAGCAGCAGCGTTCTCAATGGCAAGTTTTAAGTCTTTATCTAAGACATGAACTGCTTCCTGAATTTCTTCCTCAGTTACAGTGAACTGAGACAATTCAACCCCGTCAAATAGTTTCGTGTATTGCTGAATTGCAGTGTCTCCTTGCTGTTTAACCTCATCCAAGACAGATTTTACTTTTGCCATTAAAGTGCTACTATCTGCGACGGGTCTGACAATAATTGACTCCCATGAAGACTTTTGAGGGAAAGCGATTGTATTCATATTACATTATCATTTTTTCAATAGGCACAACCAAAATTCCTTCTGCGCCTGCTTCCTTTAATTGTTCAATAATATTCCAGAAATCATTCTCGTTTAAGACGCTATGCACACTACTCCATCCTTCTGTAGCCAATGGTAATACTGTTGGACTCTTCATTCCGGGTAGCAAGGAAATGATATCATTCAATCTTTCATTTGGTGCATTCAATAAAATATACTTATTATTCTTTGCCTTCTTAACAGACTGTATCCGGAATATCAAACGATCCAGCAACTGAATCTGCGTTGTATTCAACGCTGACTGTTTTATTAATACTGCCTCAGATTCAAATATCACTTCCACTTCTTTCAACCCATTCATGAAAAGCGTAGATCCACTGCTAACCAAATCACAAATGGCATCAGCCAGACCTATTCCGGGAGCAATTTCAACACTTCCACTGATTTCGTGAATTTCTGCTTTAACACCCTGACTTTGCAAATAGTTGTTTACGATGACAGGATAACTGGTTGCAATTTTTTTTCCATGCAAAAACTGAGACGAAGGATAATCCTGCCCTTTGGGAATAGCTATGCTTAGTCTGCATTTTCCAAATCCCAGTTTTTCAGCAATGGCCACCTGTTTATTTTTCTCAAAAATGACATTCTCTCCTACGAATCCAATATCGGCAACACCATCCTCAACATATTGTGGGATATCATCGTCTCTCAGAAAAAACACTTCAATGGGAAAATTGGTTGCTTCAGCTTTGAGCTTATTAACCCCATTACTGATATCAATTCCACATTCTTTTAAAAGCTTCATTGAATCATCGTGCAACCGACCACTCTTCTGAATAGCCAATCTCAGCTTTTTACAATCATTTTCTGCTGTCATATTCATTTTTTTAATCAGTTAATAAAAACAAAAAAGCCTACCGATAGGTAAGCTTAGTGTTTAATATCATAATACAATACACCGATGCCTACCCGTTAGGTTGCATATGATGATGGTGTAGATGTAAGTTTTGATTCATTGTATCGCAAAACTACAAGGGAGATTCGGAAAGACAAAAAATATTTTAAAAAGCGGGTACTGGCTGGCATGCACAGAGATAAATTGTTAATTTGGGGAATTGATTCCCTTATAAATTTTATCATCATATGAAAATGAACAAAATCATTCTTTTGGCACTTTCGCTTACTGGAGCCAGTCTCTTTTTGAAAGCACAGGATGCCATAAGTTATCAGACACCACCGAAAGTGATTGCAGATTTACTGTTGGCAGCCCCTACTCCTTCTGTTAGTGTGGATGGATCTGCCACCTGGATGTTGTTGTCTGGAAGAAACTCTTATCCAACAGTGGAAGAGTTGGGACAACCGGAAATAAGAGTAGCCGGTTTAAGACTAAATCCCAATAATTTTTCTCCCAGCCGACAAAATTTCATTAATAATTTTCAACTGAAGCAACTGAAGGAGAACAAGATTTATTCAATTGCAGGATTACCTTCCAATTTACTGGCAGGTTCTGTAAGCTGGAGCCCTTCAGAAAACAAGATTGCATTTACGCATACTTCAGGTACACAGGTAGACTTGTATGTAATTGATATAGCAACTAAGAAAGCTACCAAAGTTAACAAGCGTCCATTAAACACTGTTTTGGGAAATGCGTATACATGGGTAGATGACAATACCATTCTGTACAAATCTACCATTTCAGCCGCAGCCGCTGCTCCTAAAAAGCCTATCACTCCTAAAGGCCCAACCATTCAACAGAATCTCGGCAAAACAGCTCCCAGCCCAACTTATCAGGATTTAATCAAAAGTCCTTATGACGAACAGCTCTTTCAGTTTTACGCCACTTCGCAGTTGGTAATGAACAAAAATGGGATAGAAACCCTTTCTGGTAAGCCATGCATTTTAAGCAGTTTTAGTTTGTCTCCGGATAAAAAATACTTGTTGCAGAAGCAATTGCAGCAACCATTCTCCTACCTGGTTACCGCCAATGGTTTCCCTTCTAAAATGATTATTTCTGACCTTGCTGGCAACACAGTTAAGCTATTGGTAGAATTGCCCTCAACAGAAGGTACACCCTCTGGCTACGATAATACCCAGAACGTCCCCAGGGCTTTTGACTGGAGAGATGATGAAGCTGCAACCATAACTTGGGCAGAACCCCTAGACAGCGGTTTGATTAAGAAACAAGTACCATTCAGAGATGCTGTATTGGCATTAAGCGCACCTTTCACCGGCACTCCAAAAACATTATTTAAAACCAAACTCCGTTATAGTGGAACTATCTGGGGTAATGAGAATATTGCACTGGTAAATGAAATTTCAAGAAGCAAGCAACTCAACCGAGTAAGTGCATATAGTAGCAAAAAAGAAAGCTTGGAATTACTATACGAGAGAAACCAAACTGATGCTTATGGCAACCCCGGGTCACCTGTTACAACCAAAAACAATTATGGAAGAAACGTTATTGTTACCATTGATAACGGCACTAAACTTTTAATGAATAATACTACAGGTTCTTCTCCCAAAGGTGATCTTCCATTTCTGGCTAAATTTGATTTAGCAACCAAACAGAACGAAATTATCTGGAGATGCAACGAGGGTGAATTTGAACAGGTAACAGATGTGCTGGATGCCAACAATCTGATTTTATTATCTAGAAAAGAATCACAAAAACAGGTACCCAACTATTATATCAAAAACCTAAAACTCAGAAAGGCAGATGAAGCCATCACCGCATTTACGAATCCTTACCCCGCATTGGAAACGGTAACCAAAGAAAAAATAAAATACAAGCGTGCTGATGGCGTGGATTTAACAGGAGACCTGTATTTACCCAGTGGCTATGACAAGAGTAAAGGGCCATTGCCTTTGATTATTTGGGCTTATCCAAGAGAATTCAATTCTGCAGCAGATGCTGCTCAAATAAGGGGAAGCAAAGACCGTTTTACAACATTAAGCTGGG is a genomic window of Sediminibacterium sp. TEGAF015 containing:
- the hisG gene encoding ATP phosphoribosyltransferase; protein product: MTAENDCKKLRLAIQKSGRLHDDSMKLLKECGIDISNGVNKLKAEATNFPIEVFFLRDDDIPQYVEDGVADIGFVGENVIFEKNKQVAIAEKLGFGKCRLSIAIPKGQDYPSSQFLHGKKIATSYPVIVNNYLQSQGVKAEIHEISGSVEIAPGIGLADAICDLVSSGSTLFMNGLKEVEVIFESEAVLIKQSALNTTQIQLLDRLIFRIQSVKKAKNNKYILLNAPNERLNDIISLLPGMKSPTVLPLATEGWSSVHSVLNENDFWNIIEQLKEAGAEGILVVPIEKMIM
- a CDS encoding S9 family peptidase; amino-acid sequence: MKMNKIILLALSLTGASLFLKAQDAISYQTPPKVIADLLLAAPTPSVSVDGSATWMLLSGRNSYPTVEELGQPEIRVAGLRLNPNNFSPSRQNFINNFQLKQLKENKIYSIAGLPSNLLAGSVSWSPSENKIAFTHTSGTQVDLYVIDIATKKATKVNKRPLNTVLGNAYTWVDDNTILYKSTISAAAAAPKKPITPKGPTIQQNLGKTAPSPTYQDLIKSPYDEQLFQFYATSQLVMNKNGIETLSGKPCILSSFSLSPDKKYLLQKQLQQPFSYLVTANGFPSKMIISDLAGNTVKLLVELPSTEGTPSGYDNTQNVPRAFDWRDDEAATITWAEPLDSGLIKKQVPFRDAVLALSAPFTGTPKTLFKTKLRYSGTIWGNENIALVNEISRSKQLNRVSAYSSKKESLELLYERNQTDAYGNPGSPVTTKNNYGRNVIVTIDNGTKLLMNNTTGSSPKGDLPFLAKFDLATKQNEIIWRCNEGEFEQVTDVLDANNLILLSRKESQKQVPNYYIKNLKLRKADEAITAFTNPYPALETVTKEKIKYKRADGVDLTGDLYLPSGYDKSKGPLPLIIWAYPREFNSAADAAQIRGSKDRFTTLSWGSPIYYVTQGYAVLDNAEMPIVASGADKKPNDNFIEQLKLNAAAAIEHLSGMGIADKNRVAVGGHSYGAFMTANLLAHTNWFKAGIARSGAYNRTLTPFGFQNEDRTYWQAPELYYQMSPFSYADKIKTPILLIHGEADDNTGTYPINSERLYAAIKGNGGTVRFVYLPYEAHGYRGKENVLHTLWEQFQWLEKYVKNNK
- the hisD gene encoding histidinol dehydrogenase, whose amino-acid sequence is MNTIAFPQKSSWESIIVRPVADSSTLMAKVKSVLDEVKQQGDTAIQQYTKLFDGVELSQFTVTEEEIQEAVHVLDKDLKLAIENAAANIRSFHSHQLKSEPMVETMPGIQCWRKSVGIDKVGLYIPGGSAPLFSTILMLGIPASIAGCGEVILCSPPDKSGKLHPAILFAAQLVGIRKIFKIGGVQAIGAMAFGTKTVPAVYKIFGPGNQYVTAAKQLVQLEGLAIDMPAGPSEVCVMADETAVPAYVAADLLSQAEHGPDSQVVLVSTSSEMINQVKLEIEKQLAELPRKEIAAIALSNSRAVLMNTIEEAIELVNAYAAEHLIIACNNAESIAEKIVNAGSVFIGNYSPESVGDYASGTNHTLPTNAYARMYSGVSVDSFVKKITFQKLTKEGLISIATTVEKMAEAEGLSAHARAVSIRTK